The following proteins are co-located in the Desulfonatronum thiodismutans genome:
- a CDS encoding PAS domain-containing sensor histidine kinase, translated as MHAPVPYLSLDDQGRLLEVNQTSLELLGYPREDFIGRNIKTMIHPESVERFGEYFRNLKATGETPNMEFEIIKSDGTSIHGFFSGRVQYDNHGRFQRMHCIFQDITKRKEAEDEIKEVNRQLQTANAEKDKLFSIIAHDLKAPMASLLVSTGMLADQADIFSEQDIRFISKELHGNAKNTFALLEDLLQWSRMSQGGIDYDPGPCSLRELINTSFYTAQEVAKSKDVAISLDIPQGLTVHVDQPMINTVIRNVLFNAVKFSHRGGKIVVSARQTGQNVTMAIQDNGVGMDPNVLTDSFSLEKVNRQAGTEGEKGTGLGLVLCKQFIERHGGQIWLESSPGQGTTAFFTLPVGE; from the coding sequence ATGCATGCGCCCGTCCCCTACCTCTCTCTTGATGATCAAGGCCGCCTCTTGGAAGTCAACCAAACCTCCCTGGAGCTTCTTGGTTATCCACGAGAGGATTTCATCGGCCGGAACATCAAAACCATGATCCACCCCGAGAGCGTAGAGCGGTTCGGGGAATATTTTCGCAACCTCAAGGCAACCGGCGAAACCCCGAACATGGAGTTCGAAATAATCAAAAGCGACGGGACCAGCATCCATGGTTTTTTCAGCGGACGGGTTCAGTACGACAACCATGGTCGGTTCCAGAGAATGCACTGTATTTTCCAGGACATCACCAAACGGAAAGAGGCGGAAGACGAAATCAAGGAAGTCAACCGGCAGCTCCAGACGGCCAATGCCGAAAAAGACAAACTCTTCTCCATCATTGCCCACGACCTCAAAGCGCCCATGGCCAGCCTTCTGGTTTCAACGGGAATGCTGGCTGATCAGGCGGATATTTTTTCGGAGCAGGACATCCGGTTTATCTCAAAAGAGCTGCACGGCAACGCTAAAAACACCTTCGCGCTTTTGGAAGACCTATTGCAGTGGTCGCGGATGAGTCAGGGAGGGATAGACTATGATCCAGGACCATGCAGCCTGCGTGAACTTATCAACACGAGTTTCTATACAGCCCAGGAAGTGGCCAAAAGCAAGGATGTCGCCATCAGCCTGGATATCCCCCAGGGGCTTACCGTTCATGTCGACCAGCCCATGATCAATACGGTGATCCGCAACGTCCTGTTCAACGCGGTCAAGTTCTCCCACCGCGGCGGAAAGATTGTCGTCTCCGCCCGACAGACTGGACAAAATGTGACTATGGCGATTCAGGATAACGGTGTCGGAATGGACCCGAACGTGCTGACCGATTCGTTTTCCTTGGAAAAGGTCAATCGCCAAGCGGGCACCGAAGGCGAAAAAGGAACCGGCCTGGGGCTTGTGCTGTGCAAGCAGTTTATCGAGCGGCACGGCGGGCAAATCTGGCTGGAAAGCTCGCCTGGCCAAGGCACGACGGCATTTTTCACCTTGCCGGTCGGCGAGTGA
- a CDS encoding PAS domain S-box protein has translation MATLFLGSGNEQEESLSARMRRGRDYCGHSTTGVWTLGSDSRTGHWSASLYQLLGYKPFSVKPTLKRFLKHVHPDDHATLKAFLDTSKRSGDVYRHLLNITTISSENRLCLLSFDYIADKSESIQSTFVIIQDLTDRIQMDDALNVNKEKLEKFVLNKNKDLLNAIDRCNNEISERINSEKKLEIFKLMVNSSNNAQAFIDKNKKILIVNNTYENLVNEPEKRIIGNNFELFLKRKMGEYYYNKEIKPYFEKSLLDGETCTHKGWTDVGQSRKFLYRIYTPCRDDSKRISGVIITLHDLTHLMSAEEQARKNEQLFLTLGELAPIGIVISDRENKTIYLSPSFEKILGYTREDIPTMDAWWPLAYPDPNLRESIKRKWAEDVAAAMRDRTETPPYDIPVTCKDGTVRHMDVRLKSAGDCSVVTFTDLSYRKEAEKKLRHARDIVENIHTSLYVYQLEDLDNDRSLRMVEANPATEKLTGIKVVDVLGKTIDENFPGLRKTGIPHRFAEVVRSRQSAEIGDVDYEDDRVRRAVFSVKAFSLPDNHLGVAFEDITASKRAEQMTEIRLRLIEFASDHSLPELMTSALDEIERFLDSSISFLHFVEPDQKTLSLQQWSSATVERFCKAPGQLLHYNINQAGVWVECVREGRGVIHNDYASLPNKKGLPSGHVEVIREMVVPVLRQDVVVAILGVGNKPMDYSHNDMEELSFLADVTWEIIRRKKAETALAESLARYNDLITRVPVGVYVVWTRADGRHEFEYVSDRWCAIHQVRREDVLADSMVANNLAHPDEREAFLARNRQAHLDRKPFLWEGRFIAGSEVRWLRIESTSVIFDNGDARWFGVTQDITERKLTEIELQRSRELLDSTQALAKIGGWEWDVAQQTMYWTDEAYRIHGFQPGEVEAGSPDHIARSLQCYDPDDRPVIVAAFQRCVEQGQAYDLDFQITKTDGCRIWIRTMAHAVQVNGRVVKIQGNIFDITERRKTREAIEQINQELRISNAEKDRLFTIIAHDLKAPMAGILSATGMLADQAEIFSEQEIRLLSTELHNNAKNTFALLEDLLQWSRMSQGGIDFDPGPCSLHDLINISFFSAQGMAKDKDVAIRLDIPQGLTVCVDQPMINTVIRNILFNAIKFSLRGGEIVITAQRNGKTVTVAIQDNGIGMNEQVLPSVFSLQKEKRHLGTEGETGTGLGLVLCKQFIDRHGGEIWVESEPGQGTTVFFTLPIDA, from the coding sequence ATGGCCACGCTTTTTCTTGGTTCAGGCAATGAGCAAGAGGAATCGCTATCCGCGAGGATGAGACGGGGCAGAGATTATTGCGGCCATTCCACAACCGGGGTCTGGACACTTGGGAGTGACTCCCGAACAGGTCACTGGTCCGCATCTTTGTATCAACTCTTGGGCTATAAGCCTTTTTCCGTCAAACCAACACTGAAACGCTTTCTGAAGCATGTGCATCCCGACGACCACGCCACGCTCAAGGCCTTCCTGGACACGTCAAAACGATCCGGAGACGTGTATCGCCATCTTCTCAATATAACGACAATTTCATCTGAAAATCGACTCTGCCTTCTTTCATTTGATTATATTGCGGATAAATCTGAAAGCATTCAAAGCACTTTCGTCATTATTCAAGACTTAACAGACCGAATACAGATGGATGATGCTTTAAATGTCAACAAAGAAAAATTGGAAAAGTTTGTCCTTAATAAGAACAAAGATCTTCTAAATGCCATAGATAGGTGCAATAATGAAATTTCTGAACGTATAAATTCTGAGAAAAAGTTAGAAATATTCAAGTTAATGGTGAACAGCTCAAACAACGCCCAAGCATTTATCGACAAGAACAAAAAAATATTAATTGTCAATAATACATATGAGAATCTTGTCAACGAACCAGAAAAAAGAATTATAGGTAATAATTTCGAACTATTTTTAAAGAGAAAAATGGGCGAATATTACTATAATAAAGAAATTAAACCGTATTTTGAAAAATCGCTTCTTGATGGAGAGACTTGCACACACAAAGGATGGACAGACGTCGGCCAATCCAGAAAATTTCTTTACAGAATCTATACCCCGTGCAGAGACGATAGTAAAAGAATAAGCGGGGTAATTATCACGTTGCATGACTTAACCCACCTCATGAGCGCGGAAGAGCAGGCACGCAAAAATGAGCAGCTCTTTCTGACCTTGGGCGAGCTGGCCCCCATTGGAATCGTCATTTCAGACCGAGAGAACAAGACGATCTACCTCAGTCCGTCATTTGAAAAAATCCTTGGCTACACACGAGAAGATATCCCCACTATGGACGCGTGGTGGCCGTTGGCCTACCCAGACCCAAACCTGCGGGAATCAATCAAACGCAAATGGGCTGAGGACGTGGCCGCGGCCATGCGTGACCGGACGGAAACTCCACCTTACGACATTCCCGTGACCTGCAAGGACGGTACGGTGCGGCACATGGACGTGCGCCTGAAGTCCGCCGGAGATTGCAGCGTGGTGACGTTCACGGATCTCTCCTACCGCAAGGAGGCCGAGAAAAAACTGCGCCACGCCCGGGACATCGTGGAAAACATCCATACCAGTTTGTATGTCTATCAACTGGAAGATCTGGACAATGACCGAAGCTTACGCATGGTTGAGGCCAATCCGGCAACGGAGAAACTGACCGGGATCAAGGTCGTCGATGTCCTGGGGAAAACCATTGATGAAAATTTCCCGGGCTTGCGGAAAACCGGCATCCCCCATCGTTTCGCCGAGGTAGTCCGAAGTCGGCAGTCGGCTGAAATTGGAGACGTCGATTACGAGGACGACCGAGTTCGCCGGGCGGTCTTCAGCGTCAAGGCTTTTTCCTTGCCGGACAATCACCTCGGCGTTGCCTTTGAAGACATCACCGCCAGCAAACGCGCGGAACAGATGACCGAAATCCGGCTCAGACTGATCGAATTCGCATCTGACCATTCCTTGCCTGAGCTGATGACCAGTGCATTGGACGAAATTGAACGTTTCCTGGACAGCTCCATCAGCTTTCTGCATTTCGTGGAGCCGGACCAAAAGACCCTGTCCCTGCAGCAATGGTCCTCCGCGACCGTGGAGCGCTTCTGCAAGGCCCCGGGCCAATTGTTACACTACAACATCAACCAGGCAGGAGTCTGGGTGGAGTGCGTCCGTGAAGGCCGAGGGGTGATTCACAACGACTACGCTTCCCTGCCGAACAAGAAGGGGCTGCCGAGCGGCCATGTCGAAGTAATCCGGGAGATGGTCGTCCCGGTGCTGCGCCAGGATGTGGTCGTAGCCATACTGGGCGTAGGCAACAAACCCATGGACTACAGCCACAACGACATGGAGGAGCTGTCCTTTCTGGCCGACGTGACCTGGGAAATCATTAGGCGCAAGAAAGCGGAAACCGCACTGGCGGAAAGCCTGGCCCGCTACAACGACCTGATCACGCGAGTGCCGGTGGGCGTCTATGTTGTCTGGACCCGAGCGGACGGTCGCCATGAATTTGAGTACGTTAGCGACCGGTGGTGCGCGATACACCAGGTTCGTCGTGAAGATGTCTTGGCCGACAGCATGGTGGCGAACAATCTTGCCCATCCCGATGAACGGGAGGCATTTCTCGCGCGCAACCGACAGGCCCATCTCGACCGAAAACCATTCCTCTGGGAAGGGCGGTTTATTGCCGGATCGGAGGTGCGCTGGCTGCGGATCGAATCAACCTCCGTGATTTTTGACAATGGCGATGCCCGCTGGTTCGGCGTGACGCAGGACATAACCGAGCGCAAGCTGACGGAGATAGAGCTGCAAAGAAGCCGCGAACTGCTCGACTCCACGCAGGCACTCGCGAAAATCGGCGGATGGGAATGGGACGTGGCCCAACAGACCATGTATTGGACCGACGAGGCTTATCGAATCCATGGGTTCCAACCCGGCGAGGTCGAAGCCGGTTCACCGGACCACATTGCACGCAGCCTGCAATGCTATGACCCGGATGATCGCCCCGTTATCGTGGCGGCTTTTCAACGCTGTGTCGAGCAAGGGCAAGCCTACGATTTGGATTTCCAGATTACCAAGACCGACGGTTGTCGGATATGGATTCGAACAATGGCGCACGCCGTTCAGGTGAACGGTCGAGTCGTCAAGATCCAGGGGAACATCTTTGATATTACTGAACGTAGAAAGACGAGGGAGGCAATCGAGCAGATCAACCAGGAACTTCGCATATCCAATGCCGAAAAGGACAGGCTGTTCACCATCATAGCCCACGACCTCAAGGCTCCCATGGCCGGCATTCTCAGCGCAACAGGGATGTTGGCTGACCAGGCGGAGATTTTTTCGGAGCAGGAAATCCGGCTGCTCTCCACGGAACTGCACAACAACGCCAAAAACACTTTTGCGCTCCTGGAGGACCTGCTGCAATGGTCGCGCATGAGTCAGGGCGGCATTGACTTTGATCCAGGACCATGCAGCCTGCATGATCTGATCAACATAAGCTTCTTTTCAGCCCAAGGCATGGCCAAAGACAAGGATGTCGCCATCCGTCTGGACATCCCCCAAGGTCTGACCGTTTGCGTGGACCAGCCCATGATCAACACGGTGATCCGAAACATCCTGTTCAACGCAATCAAATTCTCCCTCCGGGGCGGAGAGATCGTCATCACGGCTCAACGGAACGGGAAGACCGTGACCGTGGCTATTCAAGACAACGGCATCGGGATGAACGAGCAGGTATTGCCTTCGGTTTTTTCCTTGCAGAAAGAGAAGCGGCATTTGGGCACGGAAGGTGAAACCGGGACCGGCCTGGGGCTGGTTTTGTGCAAGCAGTTCATTGATCGGCACGGTGGAGAAATCTGGGTGGAAAGCGAGCCGGGACAGGGTACGACCGTATTCTTTACCTTGCCTATCGACGCTTGA